One window of Microcoleus vaginatus PCC 9802 genomic DNA carries:
- the sufD gene encoding Fe-S cluster assembly protein SufD, with protein sequence MNTQVASREMFLTDLVNQCSKLEAANSKTPAYGLQDLREAATQYVLSSSFPTVRDEEWRFTDLSSVLQIPFHIPQSNQSKVKLADIIMPVKNRDDLPLRLVFVNGFYAPDLSTVESSVFPNLPLAEPSKRIDFYAGNLSNVPEKYQGRISDVLSKHRQQTEVFTALNTAGLADSAVVFVPANMSIDLPIHLLFLTAPGASPTMSQPHCLVIAEPGSNVTLVEDYATIGNVAAFTNAVTDVVVGENATVNHVRLQREGGEVVHIGTSAIEQSRNSRYTCHAISLGGKISRHNLEVFQRGEATETTLNGLTVAFGEQLSDTHSLIDFNHPHGTSRQLHKCIIGNKARAVFNGKVFVRKAAQLTDAGQLSRNLLLSPRARVDTKPQLEIVADNVKCSHGATVSQLEDDELFYLQSRGLDLERSRYLLIDAFAAEILNQLPIIGVAKMLSTCMAIQG encoded by the coding sequence ATGAATACGCAAGTTGCTAGTAGGGAAATGTTTTTGACTGATTTGGTGAATCAGTGCAGCAAGTTGGAGGCTGCTAATAGCAAAACTCCGGCTTACGGGTTGCAGGATTTGCGGGAGGCGGCGACGCAATACGTGCTTTCTTCGAGTTTTCCGACGGTGAGGGATGAAGAATGGCGCTTTACTGATTTGTCGTCGGTGTTGCAAATTCCTTTTCATATACCGCAGAGCAATCAGTCAAAAGTTAAGCTGGCTGATATCATTATGCCCGTGAAAAATCGGGATGATTTACCCTTAAGATTGGTATTTGTCAACGGTTTTTATGCGCCGGATTTGTCAACGGTGGAGTCGTCGGTTTTTCCGAATTTGCCGTTAGCGGAGCCCTCGAAGAGGATCGACTTTTACGCAGGTAATCTATCCAATGTACCCGAAAAATATCAAGGGCGCATCAGCGATGTTTTGAGCAAGCACAGACAGCAAACCGAGGTGTTTACAGCGCTGAATACTGCGGGTTTGGCTGATTCTGCGGTGGTGTTCGTGCCGGCCAATATGTCGATCGACCTTCCGATTCACTTGCTGTTCCTGACAGCGCCTGGTGCATCTCCCACGATGTCCCAGCCGCACTGCTTGGTCATAGCTGAGCCTGGAAGCAATGTCACGCTGGTTGAGGATTACGCAACTATCGGTAATGTCGCTGCATTTACTAATGCTGTAACCGATGTTGTTGTCGGCGAAAACGCCACTGTGAATCACGTTCGGCTGCAGCGGGAAGGTGGGGAGGTTGTTCATATCGGCACAAGTGCGATCGAGCAATCTCGTAATAGCCGTTACACTTGCCATGCTATCAGCTTGGGAGGCAAAATATCGCGGCACAATTTAGAAGTATTTCAGCGTGGCGAAGCCACTGAAACAACTCTAAATGGCTTAACCGTAGCCTTTGGGGAACAGTTATCTGACACTCACAGTTTAATCGATTTCAATCACCCCCACGGTACAAGCCGCCAATTGCACAAGTGCATTATCGGTAACAAAGCTCGCGCTGTATTTAACGGCAAAGTTTTCGTTCGCAAAGCCGCACAATTGACAGATGCCGGACAGTTGAGCCGGAATTTGTTGCTGTCGCCGAGAGCTCGTGTAGATACCAAACCGCAGTTAGAAATTGTGGCCGACAACGTTAAATGTTCCCACGGTGCAACTGTCAGCCAGTTAGAAGATGATGAGCTTTTCTACTTGCAAAGTCGCGGTTTGGATTTAGAAAGAAGCCGCTATTTGCTGATTGATGCTTTTGCAGCCGAAATTCTCAATCAGTTGCCAATTATTGGCGTGGCGAAAATGCTTTCTACCTGCATGGCTATCCAAGGATAA
- the sufS gene encoding SufS family cysteine desulfurase yields MTLIQEKTLASKVRGDFPILNEKVNGKPLIYLDNAATSQKPLAVLNAWRDYYGQYNANVHRGAHTLSAKATDAYEGARDKVAAFVNAASRQEIVYTRNATEAINLVAYSWGLSNLQAGDEIILSVMEHHSNLVPWQMMAQRTGAVLKFVELTETNEFDLEQFKTLISHRTKLVSTVHVSNTLGCISPVKEICEIAHRFGAKVLIDACQSVPHMIVDVQAIDCDWLVASGHKMCAPTGIGFLYGKLDLLREMPPFFGGGEMIADVFLDYSTYADLPHKFEAGTPAIGEAIALGAAIDYLSNIGMDKIHACEAELTAYMFQQLRQIPEIKIYGPQPDSNGEGRAALAAFTAGEIHPQDLSTMLDQEGVAIRSGHHCTQALHRYLNVSSTARASLYFYNTREEIDVFVKALKETIDFFGGIMG; encoded by the coding sequence ATGACACTTATTCAAGAAAAAACACTTGCATCAAAAGTTCGCGGCGACTTCCCAATTTTGAATGAAAAAGTCAACGGTAAACCGCTAATTTATCTAGACAATGCAGCTACTTCTCAAAAACCCCTAGCCGTGCTCAACGCTTGGCGCGATTACTACGGACAATACAATGCAAACGTGCACCGCGGCGCTCACACTCTCAGCGCCAAAGCGACTGATGCTTACGAAGGTGCTAGAGACAAAGTTGCGGCGTTTGTGAATGCCGCGTCGCGGCAAGAAATTGTTTACACTCGCAACGCCACCGAAGCGATTAATTTGGTTGCTTATTCTTGGGGTTTGAGCAATCTGCAAGCCGGAGATGAAATTATCCTGTCGGTAATGGAACACCACAGCAATCTCGTGCCGTGGCAAATGATGGCTCAAAGAACCGGTGCGGTGCTGAAGTTTGTCGAGTTAACGGAAACTAACGAGTTTGATTTGGAACAGTTTAAAACGCTGATTTCCCATAGAACTAAATTGGTGTCTACCGTTCACGTTTCTAATACTTTAGGCTGCATTAGTCCTGTTAAAGAAATCTGCGAGATTGCTCACCGTTTCGGCGCAAAAGTTTTAATTGATGCTTGTCAAAGCGTGCCGCACATGATAGTAGATGTGCAAGCAATAGATTGCGATTGGCTGGTTGCTTCCGGCCACAAAATGTGCGCTCCGACTGGCATCGGTTTTCTGTACGGTAAGCTGGACTTGCTAAGAGAAATGCCTCCGTTTTTCGGCGGCGGTGAGATGATTGCTGACGTGTTCCTCGATTATTCCACCTATGCCGATTTGCCGCACAAATTTGAGGCCGGCACGCCTGCAATCGGAGAGGCGATCGCCCTTGGTGCAGCAATCGATTATCTTAGTAACATTGGCATGGATAAGATTCACGCTTGCGAAGCTGAATTGACTGCTTATATGTTCCAACAATTGCGGCAAATTCCCGAAATCAAAATTTACGGGCCACAACCAGACAGTAACGGCGAAGGTAGGGCAGCTTTGGCGGCATTTACTGCGGGAGAAATTCACCCTCAAGACTTGTCTACCATGTTAGACCAGGAGGGAGTCGCGATTCGTTCCGGGCATCACTGCACGCAAGCTTTGCACCGCTATTTGAACGTTTCATCTACTGCCAGAGCGAGTTTGTATTTTTACAATACTCGCGAGGAGATTGATGTGTTTGTGAAAGCGTTGAAAGAGACGATCGACTTTTTTGGTGGGATTATGGGATAA